In the genome of Drosophila pseudoobscura strain MV-25-SWS-2005 chromosome 3, UCI_Dpse_MV25, whole genome shotgun sequence, one region contains:
- the sut3 gene encoding solute carrier family 2, facilitated glucose transporter member 7 isoform X3, with translation MDEKKQGWTAFLLLICVCITLGAVIPIGYSFGVINAPAQFIRLWIFESAQSRYSTVLGDSQLTTLMACVASMFQVGGIVGSLVAPGCNTKLGRKGSLLVSGALLTVAAILQLFCRMASSVEMLLLGRLTGGIGAGLVYSTQPMYLVELAPAELSGSVGVFTCIGITGGVVVGQFFSFDFLLGTSKHWHCALGGYVILVIIGLAPLLWFPESPRYLMSKGNRGKTRAILVRLRKSEQRVDTELAEIEAALAVAVEKSSMADVIRNSKLTMPLIIVCSFHLVQQMSGINAMLDSPWKWPCG, from the exons ATGGACGAGAAGAAGCAGGGCTGGACAGCgttcctgctgctgatctGCGTGTGCATCACCTTGGGGGCCGTCATTCCCATCGGATACTCGTTTGGCGTGATCAACGCACCAGCCCAG TTCATCAGACTTTGGATCTTCGAGTCGGCCCAGTCCAGATACTCGACCGTCTTGGGCGACTCTCAGCTGACAACTCTGATGGCCTGTGTAGCGTCCATGTTCCAAGTCGGTGGCATTGTGGGTTCTCTGGTTGCGCCCGGCTGCAACACGAAGCTGGGACGCAAGGGCAGCCTACTTGTCAGTGGAGCCCTGCTCACCGTTGCCGCGATTCTGCAGTTGTTCTGCCGCATGGCTAGCTCGGTGGAAATGCTGCTCCTTGGGCGACTGACAGGCGGCATAGGAGCTGGCCTGGTCTACAGCACTCAGCCCATGTATCTGGTGGAGCTGGCGCCGGCGGAACTGAGCGGCAGCGTGGGCGTCTTCACCTGTATCGGGATCACAGGCGGGGTTGTGGTGGGTCAGTTCTTTTCCTTCGATTTccttttgggcactagcaagcACTGGCATTGTGCCCTGGGTGGCTATGTGATACTGGTGATCATTGGCCTTGCGCCGCTCCTCTGGTTCCCCGAGAGCCCCAGATACTTGATGTCCAAGGGCAACAGGGGTAAGACCCGAGCGATTCTTGTGCGACTGCGGAAGAGCGAGCAGCGCGTGGACACGGAGCTGGCGGAGATTGAGGCTGCCTTGGCCGTCGCGGTGGAGAAGAGTAGCATGGCGGACGTGATCCGCAACAGCAAGCTGACGATGCCCCTGATCATTGTGTGCTCCTTCCATTTGGTTCAGCAAATGAGCGGCATAAATGCG ATGCTGGATTCACCTTGGAAGTGGCCTTGTGGCTGA
- the uno gene encoding uncharacterized protein uno, with protein sequence MAPTLPKSNPSLPSLVSKSPRAELSFTIQLLSGRAVVMVECPGYDTELFIPQIVKDRITLQNIMLNRRCCSESSLTTYPTVPPVSSGPPVRAPKRMISSTQPPPVARSTPTSLSVRRIRAANKTVELTPEPARSPAIPTSLSMRRIRAANKTVELTPEPARCQAIPFESEIQDVSLHVNQSYSNSSLESPPPLLPPEVLSITDAMMSVSSTPNFNLNASPPLTSSMRVKPPERTYARRKTNNIGKAKTPPKWSPVQNKKQQLLSATRGPNPSMHIEVRRRNFLEDRHKTIEPYDLQNTISLPVVQKEIIQRQVTAKTKQQFDALKITAFDLLTTSAQGKIAEELVQQFQEACIDRRSSTVPNYIQLSGSSQLQLDHEVKTLLARQKRLDYVHKKPLKWMKRM encoded by the coding sequence ATGGCACCCACATTACCAAAATCGAATCCGTCGTTGCCGTCACTAGTGAGCAAAAGTCCGCGGGCGGAGCTATCATTCACAATTCAGTTGCTGTCGGGAAGGGCCGTGGTGATGGTGGAGTGCCCGGGGTATGACACGGAGCTGTTCATACCGCAGATTGTCAAAGACCGGATCACCCTCCAAAACATTATGCTGAATAGACGGTGCTGCAGTGAGTCCAGCTTGACCACATACCCAACCGTTCCACCTGTGAGCAGTGGTCCGCCGGTGCGAGCACCGAAGAGGATGATTTCGTCTACACAACCACCACCTGTGGCAAGGAGCACTCCAACTTCACTTTCTGTTCGTCGAATCCGCGCTGCCAACAAAACCGTTGAGCTGACACCAGAGCCAGCGCGTAGCCCAGCAATTCCAACTTCACTTTCTATGCGGCGAATCCGCGCTGCCAACAAAACCGTTGAGCTGACACCAGAGCCAGCGCGTTGCCAAGCAATTCCATTCGAATCCGAGATACAGGACGTATCTCTTCATGTAAACCAGTCCTATTCGAACTCCAGCTTAGAATCCCCTCCTCCGCTTCTGCCGCCTGAAGTGTTGAGCATCACAGACGCGATGATGAGTGTGTCGAGCACACCCAACTTTAATTTGAACGCAAGCCCACCTCTGACAAGCTCAATGCGGGTGAAGCCGCCGGAGCGCACTTACGCGCGTCGTAAGACCAACAATATCGGCAAAGCCAAGACGCCGCCGAAATGGTCGCCGGTGCAAAACAAGAAACAGCAACTACTATCTGCAACGAGGGGTCCAAATCCGAGCATGCATATAGAAGTGCGCAGGCGGAACTTCCTTGAGGACAGACACAAGACTATTGAGCCCTACGACCTGCAAAATACTATCAGCTTGCCTGTTGTCCAAAAGGAAATCATCCAAAGGCAGGTCACTGCCAAGACAAAACAACAGTTTGATGCGCTGAAAATCACTGCCTTCGATCTGCTGACAACGTCCGCCCAAGGGAAGATAGCCGAAGAGTTGGTCCAACAGTTTCAGGAGGCCTGCATAGATAGGCGTTCCTCCACAGTGCCCAACTACATACAGCTGTCCGGCAGCTCTCAGCTGCAACTAGACCACGAGGTGAAGACTTTGCTGGCAAGACAAAAGCGTTTAGATTATGTACATAAAAAGCCATTGAAATGGATGAAGCGCATGTGA
- the sut3 gene encoding solute carrier family 2, facilitated glucose transporter member 3 isoform X2, with product MACVASMFQVGGIVGSLVAPGCNTKLGRKGSLLVSGALLTVAAILQLFCRMASSVEMLLLGRLTGGIGAGLVYSTQPMYLVELAPAELSGSVGVFTCIGITGGVVVGQFFSFDFLLGTSKHWHCALGGYVILVIIGLAPLLWFPESPRYLMSKGNRGKTRAILVRLRKSEQRVDTELAEIEAALAVAVEKSSMADVIRNSKLTMPLIIVCSFHLVQQMSGINAIWFYSVSIFTDAGFTLEVALWLNFAEGVLNFFVALFGPWMMASFNRRIMMMLSCLLSSIFLSLLSVGLELMSSYQKVSYGCILFLSLYIVAFNLGLGPMPFFIGSDLRGVATSRCNGLGQPDQLAIQLSAWHGVPPPAVGHWTVCLYTLLSDMPLWISPDLPLLAGDQEPQSQGCGAIAAERPQVEDQVKLKVKI from the exons ATGGCCTGTGTAGCGTCCATGTTCCAAGTCGGTGGCATTGTGGGTTCTCTGGTTGCGCCCGGCTGCAACACGAAGCTGGGACGCAAGGGCAGCCTACTTGTCAGTGGAGCCCTGCTCACCGTTGCCGCGATTCTGCAGTTGTTCTGCCGCATGGCTAGCTCGGTGGAAATGCTGCTCCTTGGGCGACTGACAGGCGGCATAGGAGCTGGCCTGGTCTACAGCACTCAGCCCATGTATCTGGTGGAGCTGGCGCCGGCGGAACTGAGCGGCAGCGTGGGCGTCTTCACCTGTATCGGGATCACAGGCGGGGTTGTGGTGGGTCAGTTCTTTTCCTTCGATTTccttttgggcactagcaagcACTGGCATTGTGCCCTGGGTGGCTATGTGATACTGGTGATCATTGGCCTTGCGCCGCTCCTCTGGTTCCCCGAGAGCCCCAGATACTTGATGTCCAAGGGCAACAGGGGTAAGACCCGAGCGATTCTTGTGCGACTGCGGAAGAGCGAGCAGCGCGTGGACACGGAGCTGGCGGAGATTGAGGCTGCCTTGGCCGTCGCGGTGGAGAAGAGTAGCATGGCGGACGTGATCCGCAACAGCAAGCTGACGATGCCCCTGATCATTGTGTGCTCCTTCCATTTGGTTCAGCAAATGAGCGGCATAAATGCG ATCTGGTTCTATTCCGTGTCCATTTTCACAGATGCTGGATTCACCTTGGAAGTGGCCTTGTGGCTGAATTTCGCCGAGGGAGTGCTGAACTTTTTCGTTGCCCTCTTCGGACCCTGGATGATGGCCAGCTTTAACAGGCGAATCATGATGATGCTCTCCTGCCTATTATCATCCATTTTTCTGTCTTTGCTCAGCGTCGGGCTCGAGCTTATG AGCTCGTACCAAAAGGTTTCCTACGGCTGCATCCTCTTTCTGTCGCTGTACATTGTTGCCTTTAACCTGGGTCTGGGACCCATGCCCTTCTTCATTGGCTCTG ATCTTCGAGGTGTCGCCACGTCCCGCTGCAATGGCCTTGGGCAGCCTGACCAATTGGCTATCCAACTTTCTGCTTGGCATGGTGTTCCCCCTCCTGCAGTCGGGCATTGGACCGTTTGCCTTTATACCCTGCTCTCTGATATGCCTCTATGGATTTCTCCTGACCTGCCGCTACTTGCCGGAGACCAGGAACCGCAATCCCAAGGATGTGGCGCCATTGCTGCAGAGAGGCCTCAAGTCGAAGATCAAGTGAAACTGAAagtgaaaatttaa
- the sut3 gene encoding solute carrier family 2, facilitated glucose transporter member 3 isoform X1: MDEKKQGWTAFLLLICVCITLGAVIPIGYSFGVINAPAQFIRLWIFESAQSRYSTVLGDSQLTTLMACVASMFQVGGIVGSLVAPGCNTKLGRKGSLLVSGALLTVAAILQLFCRMASSVEMLLLGRLTGGIGAGLVYSTQPMYLVELAPAELSGSVGVFTCIGITGGVVVGQFFSFDFLLGTSKHWHCALGGYVILVIIGLAPLLWFPESPRYLMSKGNRGKTRAILVRLRKSEQRVDTELAEIEAALAVAVEKSSMADVIRNSKLTMPLIIVCSFHLVQQMSGINAIWFYSVSIFTDAGFTLEVALWLNFAEGVLNFFVALFGPWMMASFNRRIMMMLSCLLSSIFLSLLSVGLELMSSYQKVSYGCILFLSLYIVAFNLGLGPMPFFIGSEIFEVSPRPAAMALGSLTNWLSNFLLGMVFPLLQSGIGPFAFIPCSLICLYGFLLTCRYLPETRNRNPKDVAPLLQRGLKSKIK, translated from the exons ATGGACGAGAAGAAGCAGGGCTGGACAGCgttcctgctgctgatctGCGTGTGCATCACCTTGGGGGCCGTCATTCCCATCGGATACTCGTTTGGCGTGATCAACGCACCAGCCCAG TTCATCAGACTTTGGATCTTCGAGTCGGCCCAGTCCAGATACTCGACCGTCTTGGGCGACTCTCAGCTGACAACTCTGATGGCCTGTGTAGCGTCCATGTTCCAAGTCGGTGGCATTGTGGGTTCTCTGGTTGCGCCCGGCTGCAACACGAAGCTGGGACGCAAGGGCAGCCTACTTGTCAGTGGAGCCCTGCTCACCGTTGCCGCGATTCTGCAGTTGTTCTGCCGCATGGCTAGCTCGGTGGAAATGCTGCTCCTTGGGCGACTGACAGGCGGCATAGGAGCTGGCCTGGTCTACAGCACTCAGCCCATGTATCTGGTGGAGCTGGCGCCGGCGGAACTGAGCGGCAGCGTGGGCGTCTTCACCTGTATCGGGATCACAGGCGGGGTTGTGGTGGGTCAGTTCTTTTCCTTCGATTTccttttgggcactagcaagcACTGGCATTGTGCCCTGGGTGGCTATGTGATACTGGTGATCATTGGCCTTGCGCCGCTCCTCTGGTTCCCCGAGAGCCCCAGATACTTGATGTCCAAGGGCAACAGGGGTAAGACCCGAGCGATTCTTGTGCGACTGCGGAAGAGCGAGCAGCGCGTGGACACGGAGCTGGCGGAGATTGAGGCTGCCTTGGCCGTCGCGGTGGAGAAGAGTAGCATGGCGGACGTGATCCGCAACAGCAAGCTGACGATGCCCCTGATCATTGTGTGCTCCTTCCATTTGGTTCAGCAAATGAGCGGCATAAATGCG ATCTGGTTCTATTCCGTGTCCATTTTCACAGATGCTGGATTCACCTTGGAAGTGGCCTTGTGGCTGAATTTCGCCGAGGGAGTGCTGAACTTTTTCGTTGCCCTCTTCGGACCCTGGATGATGGCCAGCTTTAACAGGCGAATCATGATGATGCTCTCCTGCCTATTATCATCCATTTTTCTGTCTTTGCTCAGCGTCGGGCTCGAGCTTATG AGCTCGTACCAAAAGGTTTCCTACGGCTGCATCCTCTTTCTGTCGCTGTACATTGTTGCCTTTAACCTGGGTCTGGGACCCATGCCCTTCTTCATTGGCTCTG AGATCTTCGAGGTGTCGCCACGTCCCGCTGCAATGGCCTTGGGCAGCCTGACCAATTGGCTATCCAACTTTCTGCTTGGCATGGTGTTCCCCCTCCTGCAGTCGGGCATTGGACCGTTTGCCTTTATACCCTGCTCTCTGATATGCCTCTATGGATTTCTCCTGACCTGCCGCTACTTGCCGGAGACCAGGAACCGCAATCCCAAGGATGTGGCGCCATTGCTGCAGAGAGGCCTCAAGTCGAAGATCAAGTGA
- the sand gene encoding TWiK family of potassium channels protein 7 has translation MSSRRSSFRRKEKPAFQRFKDHCRHFTAFMFSNVGIILLVTFYTIGGAFIFQAIEIFEYERLRSEKPHRFIERNVSGECLTRIWELTAENISFFDHKAYRKRVNDVLLEYQRAIVKKQLKGPDVEQWSFSGAFLYSLTVITTIGYGNITPHSEWGKLATILYAIIGMPLFLLYLSNIGDVLAKSFKWIYSKVCLCRICPGVAKRRIIRERRKMRHLARALQMHHMESGGGSSSYSSSSSTTNSNSSSSTDYTKSSYRSSSIVDVAYSGSDSDIEREIRGSTDEITVPLTVCIFVMVGYILWGALLFGRWEDWNYLDGSYFCLISLSSIGFGDLVPGDRVITADRDKVEVSFILCAVYLLLGMAVIAMCFNLMQEEVVHNIRAIKRGFKACFRCRSS, from the exons ATGTCCTCACGGCGGAGCTCATTCCGCCGGAAGGAGAAGCCAGCATTTCAACGATTCAAGGATCACTGCCGCCACTTCACGGCCTTCATGTTCAGCAATGTGGGCATCATACTGCTAGTCACCTTCTACACGATTGGCGGCGCCTTTATATTCCAGGCCATCGAAATCTTCGAATACGAGCGACTCAGGTCGGAGAAGCCGCATCGGTTCATCGAGCGCAATGTCAGCGGGGAGTGCCTCACCCGCATCTGGGAGCTGACGGCCGAAAACATTAGTTTCTTCGACCACAAGGCCTACAGGAAACG TGTCAATGACGTACTTCTGGAGTACCAGCGGGCGATTGTTAAGAAGCAACTGAAGGGACCCGATGTGGAGCAATGGAGCTTCTCGGGGGCCTTTCTCTATTCACTGACCGTCATCACAACGATCGGATATGGTAACATAACACCCCATTCCGAGTGGGGTAAGCTGGCGACCATTCTGTATGCGATAATCGGGATGCCTTTGTTCCTGCTCTACCTCTCAAACATTGGCGATGTGCTGGCCAAGTCCTTCAAGTGGATTTACTCCAAGGTCTGCCTGTGCCGCATATGTCCTGGCGTGGCCAAGCGCCGGATAATACGGGAGAGACGAAAGATGCGACATCTTGCGCGGGCG CTCCAAATGCACCACATGGAGAGTGGCGGCGGAAGCAGTAGctactccagcagcagctctaccaccaacagcaacagcagcagcagcaccgactACACGAAGAGCTCTTATCGCAGCTCCAGCATCGTGGATGTGGCGTACAGCGGATCCGATTCGGATATTGAGCGAGAGATACGCGGCAGCACGGATGAGATAACTGTCCCTCTGACAGTCTGCATTTTTGTCATGGTCGG GTACATTCTGTGGGGTGCCTTGCTCTTCGGTCGCTGGGAGGACTGGAACTACTTGGATGGCAGTTACTTTTGCTTAATCTCGCTCAGCAGTATTGGATTTGGTGATTTGGTGCCAGGCGACCGGGTG ATAACCGCCGATAGGGACAAAGTTGAGGTCAGCTTTATCCTCTGTGCCGTATATCTATTGCTGGGAATGGCCGTGATTGCCATGTGCTTCAATCTGATGCAG GAGGAGGTCGTACACAACATACGAGCTATTAAGCGGGGATTCAAAGCATGCTTCCGTTGTCGCAGCTCTTAG
- the Tmem63 gene encoding CSC1-like protein 2, whose amino-acid sequence MPPMSSVIARITMSDSGNQSYCSQVGNRTSFFTSAYNGIPETLILNTIFWILLILLFTTLRHQATDFGRLALVNSNGSKKRWTEIFYSRATSMVEPQPGTSTQATPRPSVNSQNIGDSTPLSPVQPEQGLFGWIWITFKLRKETILLHTGPDAVHYLSFQQHLMAVMAIVTLISLAIILPVNFLNGPKDTPYDVNAFGRTTMANLTPESPWLWVHTIITILYIPLVVLIMRRASGRNAFKKAATRTIMISNISSSDRNKTVVRNYMQELFPDVTIESVSIAYNISRLYVRNAEYERIHDARVYCEHHRNRDTLMAKPDMCSCKKENAYEYYQREERKLAGDVARLRASTMNEPLDIAFLTVSTVQEAQNIVTHFTPGTYRQWEMMFAPSPDDLFWENLNVNKSHWYLKFFFVNFVLFLFLFFLTTPVMVVNLLNSRPWLKDTEGKISPLVSEFLPTLMLWTLSALMPVIVAISDKWMGHYTRSKQNYSIMTKCFSYLLLMILILPSLGLTSAQALLEWGVTNGTGRWQCIFLPDRGSFYVNYIITAAFIGTALELLRFPELIVYIWSLLKANSKAETPHIRKSILIEFPFGTHYAWTTLVFTIAIVYSVFCPLVMPFAMVYICLKHFVDRHNLYFAYGPSNMISRKGGKIHSTAVTMTKFSVVILVFVMAMICAFRGDDGMARFLLLIISLAITLTLFMFMSPIKRCAATRRPSIVEIAGPAPVYVPDVLKDHGIRTSSVRPSVAGFGGYGSDSVSDYDSSQYSVNSVET is encoded by the exons ATGCCGCCGa TGAGCTCAGTCATTGCACGAATCACAATGTCGGATTCGGGTAACCAATCCTACTGCTCTCAAGTGGGTAACCGCACGTCTTTCTTCACGAGCGCCTACAATGGGATACCAGAGACCCTGATACTGAATACAATTTTCTGGATTCTGCTCATTCTGCTGTTCACAACGCTGCGGCATCAGGCGACCGACTTTGGCCGCTTGGCGCTGGTGAACAGCAATGGCAGCAAGAAACGCTGGACCGAGATATTCTATTCGCGAGCGACCAGCATGGTTGAGCCCCAGCCAGGCACATCCACGCAGGCGACCCCGCGACCAAGTGTCAACTCCCAAAACATCGGCGACTCCACGCCCCTGTCGCCAGTGCAACCAGAACAGGGCCTCTTTGGGTGGATTTGGATCACGTTTAAGCTGAGGAAAGAGACAATCTTGCTTCACACGGGTCCCGATGCAGTGCACTACTTGTCTTTCCAGCAGCATTTGATGGCCGTCATGGCTATCGTGACCCTCATCTCTCTGGCCATAATTTTGCCCGTCAATTTTCTGAACGGACCCAAGGATACGCCGTACGATGTGAATGCCTTTGGCCGGACAACGATGGCCAACCTGACGCCGGAGTCTCCTTGGCTCTGGGTGCACACAATCATTACCATCCTGTACATTCCGCTGGTGGTTCTCATCATGCGGCGTGCGTCGGGGCGCAATGCGTTCAAAAAGGCCGCAACGAGGACAATCATGATATCGAACATCTCGTCCAGCGATCGCAACAAGACAGTTGTGCGGAACTACATGCAGGAGCTGTTTCCAGATGTGACCATCGAGAGTGTCAGCATTGCGTACAACATTTCACGTCTGTATGTGCGGAACGCCGAGTACGAGCGGATACACGATGCCCGCGTATATTGTGAACACCATCGGAACCGGGACACTTTAATG GCCAAGCCGGACATGTGCTCGTGCAAAAAGGAGAATGCGTACGAGTACTATCAGCGCGAGGAGCGGAAATTAGCCGGAGACGTGGCCCGTTTGCGTGCCTCCACGATGAACGAGCCCTTGGACATTGCCTTTCTCACTGTGTCGACGGTGCAGGAGGCGCAGAACATAGTCACTCACTTCACGCCTGGAACCTATCGCCAGTGGGAGATGATGTTCGCCCCCTCGCCGGACGACCTTTTCTGGGAGAACCTGAATGTGAACAAGAGCCATTGGTATTTGAAATTCTTTTTCGTGAACTTTGTACtcttcctgttcctgttcttcCTTACAACGCCGGTGATGGTGGTCAACCTGTTGAATAGCCGTCCCTGGCTGAAGGATACGGAAGGCAAAATCTCACCGTTGGTATCCGAATTCCTGCCCACCCTGATGCTGTGGACGCTCTCCGCCCTGATGCCGGTGATTGTGGCCATTTCCGACAAATGGATGGGCCACTACACGCGCTCGAAGCAGAACTACTCGATCATGACCAAGTGCTTCAGCtacctgctgctgatgattcTGATATTGCCATCGCTGGGACTGACTTCGGCCCAGGCCCTGCTTGAGTGGGGCGTCACCAACGGAACCGGACGCTGGCAGTGCATTTTCTTGCCGGATCGTGGCTCCTTCTACGTCAACTACATCATCACTGCTGCGTTTATCGGTACTGCATTGGAGCTGTTGCGATTTCCCGAGTTGATTGTCTACATTTGGTCCCTGCTGAAGGCCAACTCCAAGGCGGAGACGCCCCACATCCGCAAATCCATTTTAATCGAGTTTCCCTTTGGCACCCACTACGCGTGGACCACGCTCGTTTTCACCATCGCGATAGTGTACAGCGTGTTCTGTCCGCTCGTCATGCCCTTCGCCATGGTATACATCTGCCTGAAGCATTTCGTTGATCGTCACAATCTGTACTTCGCATACGGACCCTCCAATATGATATCGCGCAAGGGTGGCAAGATCCACTCAACGGCGGTGACAATGACCAAGTTCTCGGTGGTTATCCTTGTGTTTGTGATGGCTATGATATGCGCTTTCCGCGGCGACGATGGTATGGCCCGCTTCCTGCTGCTGATCATCAGTTTGGCCATAACCCTGACTCTGTTCATGTTCATGTCTCCGATCAAACGATGCGCGGCCACCCGTCGTCCCAGCATTGTGGAGATAGCTGGCCCGGCCCCCGTCTATGTGCCCGACGTACTCAAGGATCATGGCATACGGACCAGTAGTGTGAGGCCATCTGTGGCTGGCTTCGGTGGTTATGGGTCGGACAGTGTCTCCGACTACGACAGCTCGCAGTATAGTGTTAACAGCGTGGAGACGTAA